A single window of Triplophysa rosa linkage group LG2, Trosa_1v2, whole genome shotgun sequence DNA harbors:
- the stk36 gene encoding serine/threonine-protein kinase 36 isoform X3 → MSVSTLVLTSIKGTPLYMSPELVEEKPYDHSADLWSLGCILYELHTGAPPFYTNSIFQLVQLIVKDPVKWPENMSQDCMSFLKGLLTKDPQKRLSWPDLLHHPFVADGVLIVSDEGSSNPLTVTPSPDVQALKQQQAAEKTTARSGEGKLLRKARELREKERNNRLEIAGKAARTSQPRCKTASAGGAPTTAHSLGSTFSVYQNSSQPATNQHQANDNSVTRVCSAPHKGQISRDYEREFPSVEVGPRQVAKRSGHARTSLASVRMDSEEQDVDSDYEWQQLAEFADQASVKPAILQRLKTKLLLAKKQLMVEKGEEPSSILKPLKVLRNIIQSGQPGDVDKVGKELELPYLLFSLIEDTLNIPDLMQESQGEILLGNLMSVLIMYLEKSPDWEIKGRRAEDLCQLFISVFLCRDPKRTALLATAVLTLFARRGISANVSTERLAAFLQNILTDTAEIHNPLPAGWGICDGLLSLILYRLSDCESSSLCDFQCWELWPCLWTKVNAALENTTLQGAHFSANGLYVLLSLTLLVFSSDPYNCVDLISIVSTNCSSALSHLLTTNCSTAILESGCFWGDTDINSLSVMSCHLLCIPFSLRLPLEKHVSVVQSYRRSNIVPGLMKMIQTLPVALVELPLCLLNRLLLSDPQHTAPCLINAAQACAFLPYNTENSDNGTEHTLNHSGNGVEQIRSNGNAKKTKIDQIKAKSRKRIDQLKGTPKTKKDSPEAQCQLSKSETEKLREMVAQPKTKRYQNPSIELFRDRLEQRSGCIEVPMDSLELHDHSTGHLQDLSAQQGSNLSWLIDSLDELRRSNEYSRRNGDHPKVPMAPQIPSPEAEGRTASSLLAVLLQSKLLYGCAVELLILLSQLVPYLTHHSRASLHVEATQLRLALHHQDDGIRSACCSLVGHLISGESEFDPSWSLDPQIFQDLLSCLRDPAPSVRRSACKAVGNCLSLIEKTDLNTSRFKNTTESKKGAQEKWRRIPVLEGIRRGLPEGSSALKGKAGSVGDIWKEVAIGAALPLLSLLSDDDNVIRQHCCGALGKLAVIGGGDGALLSADAPRLLLQTACDDSHHAVRRAAVATLRVFSQRNALLQALRSLDAGRKLCHTSQSSAFHRDYQWLVSKLDGIIEGKP, encoded by the exons ATGAGCGTGTCCACCCTTGTGTTGACCTCCATTAAGGGGACTCCTCTCTACATGTCCCCAGAGCTGGTGGAAGAGAAACCTTATGACCACTCAGCTGACCTTTGGTCTCTGGGCTGCATACTCTATGAGCTCCACACGGGGGCGCCTCCGTTCTACACCAACTCCATCTTTCAGCTGGTGCAGCTTATTGTGAAAGACCCCGTAAAATGGCCAGAGAACATGAGCCAAGACTGTATG aGTTTTCTAAAGGGATTGTTGACGAAAGATCCTCAGAAGAGACTCTCATGGCCTGACCTGCTTCATCACCCTTTTGTTGCAGATGGAGTTTTAA TTGTGTCAGATGAGGGTTCGAGCAACCCCCTGACAGTAACACCAAGCCCGGATGTACAGGCCTTGAAGCAGCAGCAGGCTGCAGAGAAGACGACAGCACGTAGCGGAGAGGGCAAACTACTGCGCAAAGCTCGAGAGctcagagaaaaagagaggaaTAACAGACTG GAGATAGCTGGGAAAGCTGCCCGCACCAGTCAGCCTCGCTGTAAGACAGCTTCTGCTGGAGGAGCCCCCACCACTGCCCACTCATTGGGCAGCACCTTTTCAGTGTATCAAAATTCATCTCAGCCAGCAACCAATCAGCATCAAGCAAATGACAACAGTGTTACCAG ggtGTGCTCTGCTCCGCATAAAGGCCAGATCAGTAGAGACTATGAAAGGGAGTTCCCTTCAGTAGAAGTGGGACCCAGGCAAGTTGCGAAGCGATCTGGACATGCACGGACCAGCCTGGCTTCTGTCAGGATGGACAGTGAG GAACAAGATGTTGACAGTGATTATGAATGGCAGCAATTGGCTGAATTTGCTGATCAGGCCTCTGTTAAACCTGCCATCCTTCAGAGATTAAAGACCAAACTTCTCTTAGCCAAAAAACAG CTGATGGTCGAAAAGGGTGAAGAGCCCTCTTCAATTCTAAAGCCACTAAAAGTCCTCAGGAACATTATTCAGAGCGGTCAGCCTGGAGATGTTGACAAAGTGGGCAAGGAGTTGGAGCTTCCTTATCTACTGTTCAGCCTGATCGAGGACACCCTGAACATTCCTGATCTAATGCAG gaGTCGCAGGGTGAAATCCTATTGGGAAATCTGATGAGTGTGCTCATAATGTATCTGGAAAAGAGCCCGGACTGGGAGATAAAGGGGAGGAg GGCTGAGGATCTCTGTCAGCTATTTATATCAGTATTTCTCTGTCGAGACCCAAAACGTACAGCG CTTTTGGCAACAGCAGTCTTAACCTTGTTCGCTCGCCGCGGTATATCTGCAAATGTCAGCACGGAAAGGCTTGCAGCCTTTTTGCAGAACATTTTGACAGACACAGCAGAG ATTCACAACCCTTTACCTGCAGGCTGGGGCATATGTGATGGCCTCCTGTCACTGATTCTCTACAGACTATCTGAT TGTGAAAGCAGCTCATTGTGCGACTTCCAGTGCTGGGAGCTTTGGCCGTGCCTGTGGACTAAAGTGAACGCCGCACTGGAGAACACAACTCTTCAGGGAGCCCACTTCTCTGCTAATG GTCTGTACGTGTTACTCTCTCTTACTTTATTGGTTTTCTCAAGTGATCCATACAACTGTGTGGATCTTATCTCAATTGTTTCTACAAACTGCTCCTCTGCCCTCAGTCACCTTCTTACTACCAATTG CAGCACTGCGATTCTTGAGAGTGGGTGTTTTTGGGGTGACACAGACATAAACAGCCTGTCAGTGATGAGCTGTCATCTCCTCTGCATCCCCTTCTCTCTGAGGTTGCCCCTTGAAAAACACGTGTCTGTTGTGCAGTCGTATCGTAGGTCAAATATTGTTCCTGGATTGATGAAG ATGATTCAAACTCTTCCCGTGGCCCTTGTGGAGCTTCCTCTGTGTCTTTTGAATCGCCTGCTACTATCTGACCCTCAGCACACTGCTCCATGTCTTATCAACGCAGCCCAGGCCTGTGCCTTCCTCCCTTACAACACCGAAAACTCTGACAATGGAACAGAACACACTCTTAACCACTCTGGAAATGGTGTGGAGCAAATCAGGAGCAACGGTAATGCAAAGAAAACCAAGATAGATCAGATCAAAGCTAAGTCTAGAAAGAGGATAGACCAACTTAAAGGTACACCTAAAACAAAAAAGGATTCGCCAGAGGCTCAATGTCAGTTGTCCAAAAGCGAAACCGAGAAGTTAAGGGAGATGGTAGCACAACCAAAAACCAAGAGATATCAAAACCCGAGCATTGAACTTTTTAGGGATAGATTAGAGCAGAGGAGTGGTTGCATAGAGGTGCCTATGGACAGTTTAGAGCTCCATGACCATTCTACAGGCCATCTCCAAGATCTCTCAGCTCAGCAAGGAAGTAACCTCAGCTGGCTTATAGACAGTCTGGATGAGCTGAGGAGAAGCAATGAATATAGTAGGAGAAATGGAGATCACCCCAAAGTCCCCATGGCACCGCAAATACCCTCCCCAGAGGCAGAAGGTAGAACGGCAAGTTCTCTGTTGGCTGTGCTGCTACAAAGCAAACTTCTTTACGGCTGTGCGGTGGAACTTCTTATCCTTCTCTCCCAACTCGTACCTTATCTCACCCATCACTCTCGTGCTTCTCTTCATGTGGAAGCCACCCAACTACGACTTGCATTGCATCATCAAGATGACGGAATCAGAAGTGCATGTTGTAGCCTGGTGGGCCACCTGATATCAGGTGAATCTGAGTTTGATCCAAGCTGGAGCCTTGATCCACAGATATTCCAGGACCTGTTGAGCTGCCTACGTGATCCCGCTCCGTCTGTTCGTAGGAGTGCATGCAAAGCTGTGGGAAACTGCTTGAGTCTAATTGAAAAAACTGATTTAAATACTTCCAGGTTTAAAAATACAACTGAGAGTAAAAAAGGAGCACAAGAAAAATGGAGGAGAATACCAGTATTGGAGGGTATCAGGCGAGGGCTGCCAGAAGGTTCTTCTGCTTTAAAGGGAAAAGCTGGTAGTGTGGGAGACATATGGAAAGAGGTTGCCATAGGAGCAGCCCTTCCCCTCTTGTCTCTGCTATCAGATGATGATAACGTAATTCGACAGCACTGCTGTGGGGCCTTGGGTAAACTGGCTGTTATCGGTGGAGGGGACGGAGCGCTCCTCAGCGCAGACGCGCCACGCTTGCTTCTCCAGACTGCCTGTGATGATTCCCATCATGCAGTGCGACGGGCAGCTGTGGCCACTCTGCGTGTGTTTAGCCAACGAAACGCACTACTGCAG